A stretch of Bos mutus isolate GX-2022 chromosome 8, NWIPB_WYAK_1.1, whole genome shotgun sequence DNA encodes these proteins:
- the MLANA gene encoding melanoma antigen recognized by T-cells 1 — protein sequence MPREEAHFFYGSPRKGHSHSYVTAEEAAGIGILIVILGILLLLSCWYCRRRSGYRSLKDKNIHAGTQSTLTGRCSHEGLGQQDSKLPFQENNCEPVIPNAPPAYEKLSAEQSPPPYSP from the exons ATGCCAAGAGAAGAGGCTCACTTCTTCTATGGTTCCCCCAGGAAAGGGCACAGCCACTCTTATGTCACGGCTGAAGA GGCTGCAGGGATTGGCATCCTGATAGTGATTCTGGGAATTCTACTACTTCTCAGCTGCTGGTACTGCAGACGACGAAGTGGATACCGAAGCTTGAAG GACAAAAACATTCATGCTGGTACTCAAAGTACCCTAACAGGAAGATGTTCACATGAGGGGCTTGGTCAACAGGACAGCAAATTGCCTTTTCAAGAGAACAATTGTGAACCTGTG ATTCCCAATGCTCCACCCGCTTATGAGAAACTGTCTGCAGAACAGTCACCACCACCTTATTCTCCATGA